One part of the Paenibacillus silvisoli genome encodes these proteins:
- a CDS encoding MerR family transcriptional regulator: MEYTVQKLGRLAGISTRTLRYYDEVGLLKPARTNSSGYRIYGQAEVDRLQQILFYRELGVSLENIGAIMNDPSFDGHAALKQHREQLLDKRNQLDMLIANVEQTIASAEGGTTMSDKAKFEGFKQRLIDENEQKYGKEIRGKYGDDTVNKSNAKLKNMTQEQHERVTRLAEEIKETLAEAFKQGDPAGELAQKTADLHRQWLSFYWSEYSKEAHANLSQMYVDDERFTAYYDTDQPGSAEFLRDAIHIYTGVSKP; encoded by the coding sequence GTGGAATATACCGTGCAGAAGCTGGGCAGGCTCGCGGGAATCAGCACAAGGACATTGCGGTATTACGACGAGGTAGGTCTTCTTAAGCCGGCAAGAACGAACTCCTCGGGGTATCGCATTTACGGTCAGGCGGAGGTCGACAGGCTGCAGCAGATTTTATTTTACAGGGAGCTTGGCGTCAGCCTGGAGAACATCGGCGCGATTATGAACGATCCGTCCTTCGACGGTCACGCGGCGCTGAAGCAGCATCGGGAACAGCTCCTCGACAAACGAAACCAGCTCGATATGCTGATCGCGAACGTGGAGCAAACGATCGCGTCGGCCGAAGGAGGAACGACGATGAGCGATAAAGCGAAGTTCGAAGGCTTTAAGCAGCGCCTGATTGACGAGAACGAACAGAAGTACGGCAAAGAAATTCGCGGGAAGTACGGCGACGATACGGTGAACAAGTCGAATGCCAAGCTTAAAAATATGACGCAGGAGCAGCACGAACGGGTGACCCGCTTGGCAGAGGAGATCAAGGAGACGCTCGCGGAGGCGTTCAAGCAGGGCGACCCGGCGGGCGAGCTCGCGCAGAAGACGGCGGATTTGCACCGTCAGTGGCTGTCCTTTTACTGGAGCGAGTACAGCAAGGAAGCCCATGCGAATTTGTCGCAAATGTACGTCGATGACGAGCGGTTCACGGCGTACTATGATACGGATCAGCCGGGCTCTGCCGAATTTTTGCGGGATGCGATTCATATTTACACCGGCGTAAGCAAGCCGTAG
- a CDS encoding molybdopterin-dependent oxidoreductase: MQKWLANLRKGYGKKLVSLHSWNGWIVVILALTGLVLFQGLWRGILGEGRVIIRYIHIVVGIASLLPVLYYLALAGKHWKQLKGKRWQKVNVIIVLGLLVGWLLSGLLLWQFRAVGPAWSNPALTVHDVLTWVGLPYIIYHSVTRLKWLKEPHRRTVKTGRTEAGLHPAAKPEAVMSRRSFIRVAVGAGIAVAIGPSFLKWLGNAASPGAKLDDIIQSDANKLVPAPTPLPASSPPIGGGSRGSFRIYTVTPIPAFDNSTFSFVIDGLVEKPLQWNWEQFVALKRQVQVSDFHCVTGWSVLGNTWEGIKLKDFLKLAGVKPAAKTVKFYSGDGVYTDSLTLEQADMDDVMVAVMHDGKPIPSDLGGPVRLIVPKMYAYKSVKWLNRIELIDGDHVGYWEERGYDIDAWV; the protein is encoded by the coding sequence ATGCAGAAGTGGCTTGCCAATCTGCGCAAAGGCTACGGGAAGAAGCTGGTTTCGCTGCATTCATGGAACGGATGGATCGTCGTCATTCTCGCGTTGACCGGGCTTGTTTTGTTTCAAGGGCTGTGGCGCGGCATTCTCGGCGAAGGCAGAGTCATCATCCGGTACATTCACATCGTGGTCGGAATCGCGTCGCTGCTGCCGGTCCTTTATTATTTGGCGCTGGCGGGGAAGCATTGGAAGCAGCTGAAAGGGAAACGGTGGCAAAAGGTAAACGTCATCATCGTGCTGGGGCTGCTGGTCGGCTGGCTGTTGTCGGGCCTGCTGTTGTGGCAGTTTAGGGCGGTCGGTCCGGCTTGGTCGAACCCAGCGCTAACGGTCCATGACGTACTGACGTGGGTCGGTCTTCCTTATATCATCTATCACTCTGTCACGCGGTTGAAATGGCTGAAGGAGCCGCATCGGCGAACGGTCAAAACCGGCCGCACCGAAGCGGGCTTGCATCCGGCGGCGAAGCCGGAGGCCGTCATGTCGCGGCGTTCGTTTATCCGGGTTGCAGTGGGAGCGGGCATCGCCGTCGCGATCGGGCCTTCTTTTCTCAAATGGCTCGGAAATGCGGCAAGCCCAGGCGCGAAGCTGGACGATATCATTCAGTCGGACGCGAATAAGCTGGTTCCGGCGCCGACGCCGCTGCCCGCATCCTCGCCGCCGATCGGCGGGGGAAGCCGCGGCTCGTTCCGCATCTACACCGTGACGCCGATTCCCGCGTTCGACAACAGCACCTTCTCGTTCGTCATCGACGGGCTGGTGGAAAAGCCGCTGCAGTGGAACTGGGAGCAGTTCGTGGCGCTGAAACGGCAGGTGCAGGTAAGCGATTTTCACTGCGTGACCGGCTGGTCGGTGCTCGGCAATACGTGGGAAGGGATCAAGCTGAAGGATTTTCTGAAGCTGGCCGGCGTGAAGCCTGCGGCGAAGACGGTGAAATTTTATTCCGGCGACGGCGTGTACACGGATTCGCTGACGCTTGAGCAGGCCGACATGGACGATGTGATGGTTGCGGTGATGCATGACGGCAAGCCGATTCCGAGCGACCTCGGCGGTCCGGTGCGGCTGATCGTGCCGAAGATGTATGCCTACAAGTCGGTCAAGTGGCTGAACCGGATCGAGCTGATCGACGGCGACCACGTCGGATACTGGGAAGAGCGCGGCTACGATATCGATGCATGGGTGTAG
- the trxA gene encoding thioredoxin, whose product MAVALTKDTFNQSIESGVTLVDFWAPWCGPCKMQLPIVEELSGELAGTATIAKINVDEEPELASQFGVMSIPTLILFKDGQPVDKMVGLQSKDALKNKIQGQL is encoded by the coding sequence ATGGCAGTAGCATTGACGAAAGACACATTTAACCAAAGCATCGAGAGCGGCGTAACGCTCGTTGATTTCTGGGCGCCATGGTGCGGTCCTTGCAAAATGCAGCTTCCGATCGTTGAAGAGCTTTCCGGCGAGCTTGCGGGCACGGCGACAATCGCGAAAATCAACGTGGACGAAGAGCCGGAATTGGCTTCCCAATTCGGCGTAATGTCGATCCCTACGCTGATCCTGTTCAAAGACGGCCAACCGGTTGACAAAATGGTCGGTCTGCAATCCAAAGACGCCCTGAAAAACAAAATTCAAGGCCAGCTGTAA
- a CDS encoding RrF2 family transcriptional regulator, with protein MNSEFTIAVHSLVYLAYLPERMAPSEAIADNVSTNPARIRKVMSCLKRGGYVDTREGAGGGYRLTLDPAVVTLADIYRLMAQGSVIPSWCSGNPDMDCVVGSNMREVMDGIFCRAEKQLESYFGGITISDVLGQIKECKQC; from the coding sequence ATGAACAGCGAATTCACCATTGCTGTACACAGTTTAGTTTACCTGGCTTATTTGCCGGAGCGTATGGCGCCAAGCGAAGCCATTGCCGATAACGTCTCGACCAATCCGGCGCGTATCCGCAAAGTGATGAGTTGCTTGAAGCGAGGCGGTTACGTCGACACGCGGGAAGGCGCTGGCGGCGGCTACCGGCTGACGCTTGATCCGGCCGTCGTTACTTTGGCTGATATTTACCGCCTGATGGCGCAGGGCTCCGTCATTCCAAGCTGGTGCTCGGGCAATCCGGATATGGATTGCGTCGTGGGCTCCAATATGCGGGAAGTGATGGACGGTATTTTCTGCAGGGCGGAGAAGCAGCTGGAGAGTTATTTTGGCGGCATTACGATCTCCGATGTGCTGGGGCAGATTAAGGAATGCAAGCAGTGCTGA
- a CDS encoding DUF72 domain-containing protein encodes MIEIGLCGWGDHSELYREAGSAKNKLPVYAQWFRVVEVDSTFYAIQSPQTLEKWAAETPDDFRFVIKAYQGMTGHARGGKGFHPYESEQAMFQAFLDAIEPIRQAGKLMAVLFQYPPWFNCTRQNVNTLRTAKALMGDVPVALEFRHQSWFSAEMREKTIAFTKREGWFHTVCDEPQAGDGSIPIVESATDELTLVRLHGRNTDGWVSAGQPNWRDVRYLYRYNEAELAEWAERLKRLEQQTGKVCILFNNNSGGDAADNALQLMAMLHQLPPRGSFRLAPPKETAEQLELFD; translated from the coding sequence ATGATCGAGATCGGTTTATGCGGCTGGGGCGACCATTCCGAGCTGTACCGGGAAGCGGGCAGCGCCAAAAACAAGCTGCCGGTTTACGCGCAGTGGTTCCGCGTCGTCGAAGTCGACAGCACCTTCTACGCGATTCAGTCGCCGCAGACGCTCGAGAAATGGGCGGCGGAAACGCCGGACGATTTCCGGTTCGTCATCAAAGCGTACCAGGGCATGACCGGACATGCGCGCGGCGGCAAAGGCTTTCATCCGTACGAGAGCGAGCAGGCGATGTTCCAAGCTTTCTTGGACGCGATCGAGCCGATTCGCCAAGCGGGCAAGCTGATGGCCGTCCTGTTCCAATACCCGCCATGGTTTAACTGCACCAGGCAGAACGTGAATACGCTGCGGACCGCCAAAGCGCTTATGGGCGACGTGCCGGTCGCGCTGGAATTTCGGCATCAGAGCTGGTTTTCTGCCGAAATGCGGGAGAAGACGATCGCCTTCACGAAGCGGGAGGGCTGGTTTCATACGGTATGCGATGAGCCGCAAGCCGGCGACGGTTCCATTCCGATCGTGGAATCGGCCACGGACGAGCTCACCCTCGTCAGGCTGCACGGCCGCAACACGGACGGCTGGGTGTCGGCGGGGCAGCCCAATTGGCGGGATGTCCGTTATTTGTACCGATATAATGAAGCGGAGCTCGCGGAATGGGCGGAACGGCTGAAACGTCTCGAGCAGCAAACGGGTAAGGTTTGCATTCTGTTCAACAACAACTCCGGCGGGGATGCGGCGGACAACGCGCTGCAGCTAATGGCGATGCTGCATCAGCTGCCGCCGCGAGGCTCATTCCGCCTGGCGCCGCCCAAGGAAACCGCGGAGCAGCTGGAGCTGTTCGACTAG
- a CDS encoding DsbA family oxidoreductase: MHIDVYSDVVCPWCRIGKQNLTRAIALWSETNDEPITVAYHAYQLDPGLPPEGRTFDDVMVKKMGGAESLKRATQHVTQAGAAVGVTFRFDRVTRMPNTYLAHRFMALLPEEKKATAVDELFRAYFEEGQDVAQMSVILTVAERLGVSAPELQARLESGEGSAAVDADLQKAQQIGVTGVPFFVFNNRYALSGAYPAEELLGLMGGVKTGA, translated from the coding sequence ATGCATATTGACGTATATTCCGATGTGGTTTGCCCTTGGTGCCGCATCGGCAAGCAAAATCTAACCCGCGCCATCGCCCTATGGTCGGAGACAAACGACGAGCCCATTACCGTCGCCTATCACGCGTACCAGCTCGATCCGGGGCTGCCGCCGGAAGGGCGTACCTTCGATGACGTCATGGTGAAAAAGATGGGCGGAGCCGAGTCGCTCAAGCGCGCGACCCAGCATGTCACGCAAGCGGGCGCGGCGGTCGGCGTCACGTTCCGGTTCGACCGCGTCACGCGCATGCCGAACACGTATCTGGCCCACCGCTTCATGGCGCTGCTGCCCGAGGAGAAGAAAGCGACGGCGGTGGATGAGCTGTTCCGCGCCTACTTCGAGGAAGGTCAAGACGTCGCGCAGATGAGCGTCATCTTGACGGTTGCCGAGCGCCTCGGCGTCTCCGCGCCGGAGCTGCAGGCAAGACTGGAGAGCGGCGAAGGAAGCGCTGCGGTGGATGCCGATCTCCAAAAGGCGCAGCAAATCGGCGTAACCGGCGTCCCTTTCTTCGTGTTCAATAACCGCTATGCGCTCTCGGGCGCTTATCCTGCTGAAGAGCTGCTCGGCTTAATGGGCGGGGTCAAGACCGGCGCTTAG
- a CDS encoding glucoamylase family protein, with the protein MGMGIGTKKSRLWMVGLAAIILLGAGLGIVYMWSPKTEPSAASKEDPLLEEESRKSFDFFWLEANTDKESPGYGLIRDRAPGNPNMSSVASVGFGLTAIAIGAERGWVDEDEARERAEGTLDTLLNDAAQEHGFFYHFLNMSDGSRSGTSEVSIIDTALALNGAIVAGEYFQGEIAKKAEALYRRVEWEWYRNPDRNQFYMAYSPENGFAGAWDFYAEQLSLYVLASGSPTHPTDPAMFYSFTRDSRAYGEGEPFIHSWFGSLFTHQFSHAWFDFRGMTDQQGVDWWKNSVTASKANLQYAIDQSAVYPSLGSQAWGFTASDGPDGYEGRYGAPPSGFDNDQHMVDGTVPPAGAAGSIVFTPEESFEALRYYKTLPELWGDYGFKDAFNLEVKPAWYDADVIGIDKGITLLMLENYRSGFVWEQYMKNAHVQAGAQAIGLKKE; encoded by the coding sequence ATGGGAATGGGAATAGGCACGAAGAAGTCGCGGCTGTGGATGGTCGGATTAGCCGCAATCATTTTACTCGGCGCGGGTCTGGGCATCGTTTATATGTGGAGCCCAAAGACCGAGCCTTCCGCAGCTTCGAAAGAAGACCCCCTGCTGGAGGAGGAGAGCCGCAAGAGCTTCGATTTTTTCTGGCTGGAGGCCAATACGGATAAAGAAAGCCCGGGCTACGGGCTCATTCGCGACCGGGCGCCCGGCAATCCGAATATGAGCAGCGTCGCGTCGGTCGGCTTTGGCTTGACGGCGATCGCGATCGGAGCCGAGCGCGGCTGGGTCGACGAGGACGAAGCCCGCGAACGCGCCGAAGGAACGCTGGATACGCTGCTGAACGATGCGGCGCAGGAGCACGGGTTTTTCTATCATTTTCTGAATATGAGCGACGGTTCTCGTTCGGGCACGAGCGAGGTGTCGATCATCGACACGGCGCTGGCGCTGAACGGCGCGATCGTGGCCGGGGAATATTTTCAAGGCGAGATTGCGAAGAAGGCGGAGGCATTGTACCGGCGGGTGGAGTGGGAATGGTACCGCAACCCCGATAGGAACCAGTTCTACATGGCGTATTCGCCGGAGAACGGCTTCGCCGGGGCGTGGGATTTCTACGCGGAGCAGCTGTCTCTGTATGTACTGGCTTCCGGCTCGCCGACGCATCCGACCGATCCGGCGATGTTTTACAGCTTCACGCGGGATTCGAGGGCCTACGGCGAAGGGGAACCGTTTATCCACTCCTGGTTCGGCTCGCTGTTTACGCACCAGTTCAGCCATGCCTGGTTCGACTTCCGGGGGATGACCGATCAACAAGGCGTGGATTGGTGGAAAAACTCCGTCACGGCTTCGAAGGCCAATCTGCAATATGCGATCGATCAATCTGCCGTGTATCCGTCGCTTGGCTCGCAGGCATGGGGATTTACCGCTTCCGATGGTCCCGACGGCTATGAAGGCCGATACGGGGCGCCGCCGTCCGGCTTCGATAATGATCAGCATATGGTAGATGGCACGGTACCGCCCGCAGGCGCGGCCGGTTCGATTGTGTTTACGCCGGAGGAGTCGTTTGAGGCGCTTCGTTATTACAAGACGCTGCCCGAGCTGTGGGGCGATTACGGCTTTAAGGATGCGTTTAACCTTGAGGTGAAGCCGGCTTGGTATGACGCGGACGTGATCGGCATCGATAAAGGGATCACGCTGCTCATGCTGGAGAATTACCGGAGCGGCTTCGTGTGGGAGCAGTATATGAAGAACGCCCATGTGCAGGCGGGAGCGCAAGCAATCGGATTGAAAAAGGAATAA
- a CDS encoding DMT family transporter translates to MAWLFLLISGLGEVGGVTGMKLSNGFKNWKGTLLALASGGISFYFLSRSLQDIPISTAYGVWTGIGSVGSVLLGMLAFGESKNKSKLLFIAMIIIGVAGLRVIGGGH, encoded by the coding sequence ATGGCCTGGTTGTTCTTGCTGATTTCGGGCTTGGGCGAAGTAGGCGGCGTGACGGGGATGAAGCTGTCGAACGGGTTCAAAAACTGGAAAGGCACGCTGCTCGCCCTCGCGTCGGGGGGCATCAGCTTCTATTTTTTATCGAGATCGCTTCAAGACATTCCGATAAGCACCGCATACGGGGTATGGACGGGAATCGGCTCGGTCGGAAGCGTATTGCTCGGCATGCTCGCGTTCGGCGAATCCAAAAACAAAAGCAAACTGCTCTTTATCGCGATGATTATTATCGGCGTTGCCGGATTACGGGTCATTGGCGGCGGTCATTGA
- a CDS encoding DMT family transporter translates to MAWLYLLLAGLLEIAWAYGMQASDGFTEPVPSVITIVLLVISFMLFARAMRTIEIGTAYAVFTGIGTVGTVIVGIVQGEPANVLKLLFIALLVGGIVGLKVVSSKEEETKTKAVAAETHSE, encoded by the coding sequence ATGGCGTGGCTGTATTTGCTGCTGGCCGGATTGCTTGAGATCGCTTGGGCATACGGCATGCAGGCCTCGGACGGATTTACGGAGCCGGTGCCGAGCGTCATTACGATCGTGCTGCTCGTTATTAGCTTCATGCTGTTTGCAAGGGCCATGCGCACGATCGAGATTGGGACGGCGTATGCCGTATTTACCGGTATCGGGACGGTGGGCACCGTCATCGTCGGCATCGTGCAAGGCGAGCCGGCAAATGTGCTGAAGCTGCTATTTATCGCCCTGCTCGTGGGGGGCATCGTGGGACTTAAAGTCGTCTCCAGCAAAGAGGAAGAAACGAAGACAAAAGCCGTGGCGGCGGAAACTCATTCGGAGTAA
- a CDS encoding TetR/AcrR family transcriptional regulator: MTASRLKQAALTLFAESGYEGVSLSEIAKSVGIKTPSIYAHFDSKEQLFIELLEDAIKEEQAKLLALLHETEAKPPIGRLRAMFLFYTDLDQITKGQSFLKRTLLMPPRHLQERLSQYLTAYEDEVTLHLTALLHGAAAQPAKQLNQEQTERLLALFYALIDGLLVEHKLYDSALYRRRQELLWGWLQEGISRETKGG; this comes from the coding sequence ATGACGGCGAGCCGATTAAAGCAGGCTGCATTGACGCTATTTGCGGAATCGGGCTATGAGGGCGTGTCCTTGTCGGAGATCGCCAAATCGGTCGGCATTAAGACGCCGTCGATCTATGCCCATTTCGACTCCAAGGAGCAGCTGTTCATTGAACTGCTGGAGGACGCAATAAAGGAAGAGCAAGCCAAGCTTCTGGCGCTGCTGCACGAGACGGAGGCTAAGCCGCCGATCGGCCGGCTGCGTGCGATGTTTCTTTTTTACACCGATCTGGATCAGATCACGAAAGGTCAATCGTTCCTCAAACGAACGCTGCTCATGCCGCCTCGGCATTTGCAGGAGCGGCTAAGCCAATACCTGACCGCTTACGAGGACGAGGTTACGCTTCATTTAACGGCACTGCTGCATGGCGCTGCCGCACAGCCGGCAAAACAACTTAACCAAGAGCAAACCGAGCGGCTGCTCGCGTTATTTTACGCGTTGATCGACGGCCTGCTGGTGGAACATAAATTGTACGATTCGGCGCTTTACCGGAGAAGACAGGAGCTGCTCTGGGGCTGGCTGCAAGAGGGCATTAGCCGGGAAACCAAGGGAGGTTAA
- a CDS encoding helix-turn-helix domain-containing protein, producing the protein MTKERDFGAELDWIKEQLLQLQAHVMKQHSGSPGGGSSSAPSAHLSEQSDASGGTLHFAGSFRHGSGTLKWAPQERAIGELTKLDSEKGAKILSALGHKQRLDILRAIIEEPQTGAALVERLNMGTTGQLYHHIKALAGADLLHQEERGGTYSVPAHRLLPILLLLTAAKDLSETSDYMAMSEVRDRAGDYLGKPASQGKHDPHLLLWAVLENSILEHEAGFCSEIHLFLHGGSAITIADNGRGIPTRALEGSGKTWLHSVMTDLEQLTVQSAVVTAPGSAKGINIAVVNAMCEWLQVDIRREGTNFRQQYRHGIPQHKLLTVGETSETGTSVTLEPDRELFEGSFDPKRIQDRCEELMRAFPKLTIRIHNEFGEIQGE; encoded by the coding sequence TTGACTAAAGAGCGTGATTTCGGCGCAGAGCTGGATTGGATAAAGGAGCAGCTGCTGCAGCTGCAAGCGCATGTCATGAAGCAGCATTCCGGCAGCCCGGGCGGCGGCTCAAGCAGCGCACCATCGGCGCATTTGAGCGAACAATCGGATGCCAGCGGCGGCACGCTGCATTTCGCCGGATCCTTTCGGCACGGAAGCGGGACGCTGAAGTGGGCGCCGCAGGAGCGGGCGATCGGCGAGCTGACGAAGCTGGACAGCGAGAAGGGCGCCAAAATCCTATCCGCCCTCGGGCACAAGCAGCGGCTGGATATCCTCCGCGCGATTATTGAAGAGCCCCAAACTGGCGCCGCGCTCGTCGAACGACTAAACATGGGCACGACCGGCCAGCTGTACCACCATATCAAAGCATTGGCCGGCGCCGATCTGCTGCATCAAGAGGAGCGGGGCGGCACGTACAGCGTGCCCGCGCATCGCCTCCTCCCTATTCTGCTGCTGCTCACCGCCGCCAAAGACCTGAGCGAGACGAGCGATTACATGGCCATGAGCGAAGTCCGCGACCGGGCGGGCGACTATCTGGGCAAGCCGGCATCGCAGGGCAAGCACGATCCGCATCTGCTGCTGTGGGCGGTGCTGGAGAACAGCATTCTGGAGCATGAAGCGGGATTTTGCAGCGAGATCCACCTGTTTCTGCACGGCGGAAGCGCCATAACGATAGCGGATAACGGACGCGGCATTCCGACTCGGGCATTGGAGGGCAGCGGCAAAACATGGCTTCATTCCGTCATGACCGACCTCGAGCAGCTCACCGTGCAAAGCGCCGTCGTCACGGCGCCCGGCAGCGCCAAAGGCATCAATATCGCCGTCGTCAACGCCATGTGCGAGTGGCTGCAGGTCGATATCCGCCGGGAAGGGACGAACTTCCGGCAGCAATACCGGCACGGCATTCCGCAGCATAAGCTGCTGACGGTCGGCGAAACGAGCGAAACGGGCACAAGCGTCACGCTGGAGCCGGATCGCGAGCTGTTTGAAGGCAGCTTCGACCCGAAACGGATTCAAGACCGCTGCGAGGAGCTCATGCGCGCGTTTCCGAAGCTGACCATCCGCATCCACAACGAATTCGGTGAAATTCAAGGTGAATAG
- a CDS encoding glycoside hydrolase family 13 protein: protein MMLEAIYHRPKQNWSYAYDRSTLHLRIRTKKADMNAVQAIVGDKYAWDNTKQTVPMRIFATDALFDYWEVAVEPPFRRLRYAFQLEKGTKKLWLTESGFVNELPEDCLSFYDYPFINPIDVFQPPAWVKEAVFYQIFPERFANGDPSLDPENVEPWGGKPTPKNFFGGDLQGVIDHLDYLAELGVNAIYFTPVFEATTNHKYDTEDYLKIDPHFGTNELMKQLVDICRKRGIRVLLDAVFNHAGATFPPFLDAKEKGADSKYAGWFHVREWPLRVEDGIPTYDTFAFEPIMPKLNTEHPEVKEYLLKVARYWVEEIGIDGWRLDVANEVDHHFWREFRKTVKDVNPDAYILGEIWHDSMMWLEGDQFDAVMNYPFTNAVLDYAAYGKLDGRSFANAIGTQLANYPQQATEVAFNLLDSHDTPRLLTICGGEERRMKLAALFQMTYPGTPCIYYGDEIGMAGAGDPDCRQCMVWDEEQQNGDLLKFYQTLIALRKQHASLRSMDITFLHAEEKDAAVVYERRSGDNADVFIIAMNAGTRPRNLVIPAANGEWQDAFGGPGATTTVKGKQLSIALGSLGFAVYKYVG, encoded by the coding sequence ATGATGCTCGAAGCGATCTACCACCGCCCGAAGCAAAACTGGTCGTACGCCTACGACCGTTCGACCCTTCATCTGCGCATCCGCACCAAGAAGGCCGATATGAACGCCGTTCAAGCCATCGTGGGCGATAAGTATGCCTGGGACAACACGAAGCAGACCGTGCCGATGCGGATTTTCGCAACGGATGCCCTGTTCGATTACTGGGAAGTCGCTGTAGAGCCGCCATTCCGCCGGCTTCGCTATGCCTTCCAGCTGGAGAAGGGCACGAAGAAGCTGTGGCTGACCGAGAGCGGCTTCGTAAATGAGCTGCCCGAAGACTGCCTGTCGTTCTACGACTATCCGTTCATCAACCCGATCGACGTCTTCCAGCCGCCGGCCTGGGTCAAGGAAGCGGTCTTCTATCAGATCTTCCCGGAGCGGTTCGCGAACGGCGACCCGTCCCTCGATCCCGAGAACGTCGAGCCATGGGGTGGCAAACCAACGCCGAAAAACTTCTTCGGCGGCGATCTGCAAGGCGTTATCGACCATCTGGACTACCTCGCCGAGCTAGGCGTGAACGCGATCTATTTTACGCCGGTGTTCGAAGCGACGACGAATCATAAATACGATACCGAGGATTATCTCAAAATCGATCCGCATTTCGGTACGAACGAGCTGATGAAGCAGCTGGTCGACATCTGCCGCAAGCGCGGCATCCGCGTCCTGCTCGATGCGGTGTTCAACCATGCCGGAGCAACATTCCCGCCGTTTCTTGACGCCAAGGAGAAAGGAGCGGATTCCAAGTACGCCGGCTGGTTCCACGTGCGCGAATGGCCGCTGCGCGTAGAGGACGGCATCCCGACGTACGATACGTTCGCCTTCGAGCCGATCATGCCGAAGCTGAACACCGAGCATCCCGAGGTCAAAGAGTACCTGCTCAAGGTCGCCCGCTACTGGGTGGAGGAAATCGGCATCGACGGCTGGCGTCTCGACGTCGCGAACGAGGTCGACCACCACTTCTGGCGCGAATTCCGCAAGACGGTCAAGGACGTGAACCCGGATGCGTACATTCTCGGCGAGATTTGGCATGACTCGATGATGTGGCTGGAGGGCGACCAGTTCGACGCCGTCATGAACTATCCGTTCACGAACGCCGTGCTGGACTACGCTGCTTACGGCAAGCTGGACGGGCGCAGCTTCGCGAATGCGATCGGCACCCAGCTGGCGAACTACCCGCAGCAAGCTACCGAGGTCGCCTTCAACCTGCTGGACAGCCACGATACGCCTCGCCTGCTCACGATTTGCGGCGGCGAAGAGCGCCGGATGAAGCTCGCCGCGCTCTTCCAAATGACGTATCCGGGCACGCCTTGCATTTACTACGGCGACGAGATCGGCATGGCCGGCGCGGGCGATCCCGACTGCCGCCAGTGCATGGTGTGGGACGAGGAGCAGCAAAACGGCGACCTGCTGAAGTTTTACCAGACGCTGATTGCCCTGCGCAAGCAGCACGCCTCCCTGCGTTCGATGGACATCACGTTCCTTCACGCGGAAGAGAAGGATGCAGCCGTTGTCTATGAACGCCGCAGCGGCGACAACGCGGATGTGTTCATCATCGCGATGAACGCCGGCACGCGGCCGCGCAACCTCGTCATCCCTGCCGCTAACGGCGAATGGCAGGACGCGTTCGGCGGCCCCGGCGCGACCACAACAGTGAAGGGCAAACAGCTGTCGATCGCGCTAGGCAGCCTCGGATTCGCCGTGTACAAATACGTAGGCTAA
- a CDS encoding GTP cyclohydrolase II: MIDEKIVGILDDRIDTIKSKNGTLILVGPIQLPVNLDGETHTFKWYCWLPCKDLVHTEGGCKNKERTEFLIEQLSESNLAEKQQSSALVYGDFEGSPDALIRMHSICHTGDIFGSKRCDCGYQLHQSMKMITSHGTGALFYLANHEGRGIGLFSKAMAYILQEKGYDTVEANLELGFKDDMRSYEETLLVLAHLRSKPVTLITNNPKKLAALKASGMNVEDRVPLWGDISEFNRKYLETKVNRSGHFAEELTIK; this comes from the coding sequence ATGATTGATGAGAAGATCGTAGGCATCCTGGACGACCGGATCGACACGATCAAGAGCAAGAACGGCACGCTGATCCTGGTCGGGCCGATTCAGCTTCCGGTCAATTTGGACGGGGAGACGCACACGTTCAAGTGGTACTGCTGGCTCCCATGCAAGGATCTGGTGCACACCGAAGGCGGTTGCAAAAATAAGGAGCGGACGGAGTTCCTCATCGAGCAGCTGTCCGAATCGAACCTGGCGGAGAAGCAGCAGTCGAGCGCGCTCGTCTACGGCGACTTCGAGGGCAGTCCGGATGCGCTGATCCGGATGCACAGCATTTGCCATACGGGCGATATTTTCGGCAGCAAGCGCTGCGATTGCGGCTATCAGCTGCATCAGTCGATGAAGATGATCACCTCGCATGGCACGGGCGCCTTGTTCTACCTCGCCAACCATGAGGGGAGGGGGATCGGGCTGTTCAGCAAAGCGATGGCTTATATTTTGCAGGAGAAAGGGTACGACACGGTTGAGGCGAATTTGGAGCTGGGCTTCAAGGACGACATGCGCAGCTACGAGGAAACGTTGCTCGTGCTCGCCCATCTGCGGAGCAAGCCGGTTACGCTGATCACGAACAATCCGAAGAAGCTGGCGGCGCTCAAAGCGTCGGGCATGAACGTCGAGGACCGGGTGCCGTTGTGGGGCGATATTTCGGAGTTTAACCGGAAGTACCTGGAGACGAAGGTGAACCGGTCGGGGCATTTTGCCGAGGAATTGACGATTAAATAA